A genomic region of Salinibacterium sp. NK8237 contains the following coding sequences:
- the speB gene encoding agmatinase: MVDLNRELPPHLQAQLNAQSYVGPATFGMRPMLSEPEQLDSWRPDVAVVGAPWDDSTTNRPGARFGPRALRASAYDPGTYHLDLGVEIFDHLDVVDYGDAITSHGMWELSRVAIFDRVSQVASRGIIPFIIGGDHSITWPAATAVAEHHGFGNVVMIHFDAHADTANILEGNLASHGTPMRRLIESGAIPGPNFLQVGLRGYWPGEEDQKWMRDNGLKHFMMQEFWERGVKEMIPEIIAAAKARASKVYISIDIDVLDPGFAPATGTPEPGGFAPIDLLRIIRQIVLETDVVGFDVMEVAPAYDHADITVNNAHRLIWEAFGAMAAKKRNSGLTANP; the protein is encoded by the coding sequence ATGGTCGATCTGAATCGTGAACTCCCTCCGCACCTGCAGGCGCAATTGAACGCGCAGTCCTATGTCGGGCCGGCAACGTTCGGAATGCGCCCAATGCTGAGCGAGCCAGAGCAGCTTGATTCGTGGAGGCCGGATGTCGCGGTCGTCGGTGCCCCGTGGGATGACAGCACCACAAACCGCCCCGGTGCCCGCTTCGGACCTCGCGCTTTACGCGCCAGCGCCTACGACCCCGGCACCTATCACCTCGATCTCGGTGTCGAGATCTTCGACCACCTCGACGTTGTTGATTACGGGGATGCCATTACGAGTCACGGAATGTGGGAGCTATCGAGGGTGGCCATTTTCGATCGCGTCTCGCAGGTTGCCAGTCGTGGCATCATCCCGTTCATTATTGGCGGAGATCACTCCATCACGTGGCCGGCAGCGACCGCGGTTGCTGAGCACCACGGTTTTGGCAATGTGGTCATGATTCATTTCGATGCTCACGCCGACACCGCGAACATCCTCGAGGGCAACCTCGCCAGCCACGGAACCCCGATGCGGCGTCTCATCGAATCGGGCGCCATCCCTGGCCCCAATTTCTTGCAGGTCGGCCTGCGCGGCTACTGGCCGGGAGAAGAAGATCAAAAGTGGATGCGCGACAACGGTCTCAAGCACTTCATGATGCAAGAGTTTTGGGAGCGCGGCGTCAAGGAGATGATTCCCGAGATCATTGCGGCGGCGAAGGCTCGAGCATCCAAGGTTTATATCTCGATTGACATCGATGTGCTCGACCCCGGCTTTGCGCCAGCGACAGGAACGCCAGAGCCCGGCGGCTTCGCGCCCATCGATTTGCTGCGCATCATCCGCCAGATTGTGCTCGAAACGGATGTCGTGGGTTTCGATGTCATGGAGGTCGCGCCGGCCTACGACCACGCCGACATCACGGTGAATAACGCCCACCGGCTCATCTGGGAGGCATTCGGAGCGATGGCTGCGAAGAAGCGCAATTCGGGACTCACAGCAAACCCCTAG